DNA from Cyprinus carpio isolate SPL01 chromosome B3, ASM1834038v1, whole genome shotgun sequence:
ACACTGAGGAACACAAGAGAATATGAATCATAATGAGAATCAGCTTCATACCACAAACATACTTTTTACAGACACACGGAACAGTACAAtacagcaaacaaaaaacatacaaacaaaaaaaaaaaacataaaaatacaaagcattaaaataaataaactatttaattatGTTGCATTCAGAGTATAAAACCAACCAATGTTTGCAATACATCTAAAAGTTTAATGTAAATGAGATCTAAgaggtttaatttaattaagtgcaTAGGGAggtaaaacaaaccaaaaccccCACCATAATACTAAACAATTAGCAACAATAAAAGATAAACCCAAAGAATTTCAAACACTGgctattaaaaagtgtttaaagtttattatttaccATCATTTCTATTGTAGATCACTCTGCCCCAAACGAGATGCAGCAGGGATATCAAACTGAAACATATCACTGAAAACCCCAGCATTGTACCtgttcaaaataatataaaaaatattacaaacattaaCAGGCTATGTTTTGATAAATCCATACAGACGATAaaaaatatagacaaaaatattgaataatacagaaaatactttttgtcGTCCTCTATCGGTCACTTCACTTACTCAAaagcaaatattatttattttacattaacaaaaaaaaaaaaaaaaaaaaaaaaagaaaaagatttaatCTACATATACATAGCGTTTAATATTGTGGCAACACGAGGGAATGactcaatatttttgtatttttaagtaaaGTAAATAGTGCCTATCTGCCCATTCATTTAGAAAACAATCTGTAGCACAAAACGCACGACGGACAGTAGGCCTAGAATAGAAAGCAAAACTGCGTCTAAAGAAAAACGACATGGGTCACCGCCCGCTTACCTTGACACTCTTTTGTGCGCCGTAGAAGGAAACTTTAACAGAAAAATACTTTCAGATTTCTACATAGATTTGCTGCCTTGCTGCTGTAAATGATGGCTACAGATAAACAGTTCGAATTCACATGTTCggtgtttttaattgaaattctcacctatatatataaaaaaaattcacctgtGTTCACATTCACAGCGACATCTTAACTCATCGGGGACGAGACACACCAGTTTGACAAAGTTCACAGCCGCGAGCCTTTGTAGGAGGGGCAGTGGGACGGGACGGAGTTTCGGTGACTTACCTGAACAACTCTTTAAACAAAGGTGCTTTAATCGCCCCCATTACGAAAAACCATTAGTATCAGTAAGTTTTAGTGCTGTATCTACGTGCTGCATATAGGTGCTGTATATATctcagtttaaaattaaaaaatgccattCATCATCtgccatttaaaacaaacaaacaacgcTCCCCAGTGCATCTTCAATAGCTTCCGGTTTCAAATGCGCCTTGACTGGATCAACCTTCCTTTTCAAAGATAGGTATGTATAGACCCCTTTCCTTATCAGCAAGAGCCGACCTGACAACAGCTCTTAATTAACGAAAGTCAGTCATAAAGACGTGATATTGTCTTATATTATCGGGTTAAAACGTGAGGAATCTCTCAGTGCGTTCACAACGTTATCACACTCGAATTGTATGAGAAAACGACGCCATGCTGCTAATATTTCATAAGTCAGTAAATTCAGAATCTCGCCTTGCTGTTGATTCCCTCCCAGAGACTGGAAATGTTCCCTGTCTCACATATGGGAATCATTTAGCAACAATTGCTTGTAATGCGCAGGGTAGTTCTCTTATCTGACTCTTATGAGAGTAGAGAGTGTGAATTACAAATAGAGATGAATAAAATTGATATGCAGCTAAATCGTCTGTAGGACTAATAtagaacattcatttttttatacttcattcataatgaataaagtttaaaataaaattgcattactTTAACAATTACTTCCTCATTCCTCAGTTTAAATTATCTGAAGCCAAATCCGAAAACGTTATGTGTGAAAACTGTTatgaatacttttaaaatgaatcactCAACAATAAACCATTCACCCATAAAGTCTTACAAGAAATGGTTTAAAgacatgttttatttgtgtacaaaagAATATTGTAAGATCTAGATACAAAATTTGAAGATAAATGGTGTCTGATATTTCTCCAGagccaacaaaaacacagcttaaataaaaaaataaactgaaataatcatACTTGACATGAAATTATATTGAAATGATATGACTGAGAATCATCCTGTTACCACATTGTGTAATTCTGTTTAACACTTCAAATTAAATAGTGCTTTGTTCTTATTCGCAGCTGACAAACCTGATCTCCAACAGAATTTGTcacagtttgaaaataaaaatcatccaTGTCCCTTGATTAAAGGCTGTAAAGTGTGTAGCGACTCCCTCTGGAGACAAGTATACCATATGAAAAGCACCTAGTCTTGTTTTTCCTCACCCTAAACTAGGCCGTTCTACCTATTTACAGAGTGACTCATTCTCTAACAAAACAATTAATATCATGCTTTGTTAGTAAATTCATTTGGCAATTCCTctgtatgactttttcatcaCTGTCCACGAACGAAGGTGCAAAAATCACAAGCATGTCATATACAATAGCATGTGAACCTGGAGACAGACTGCCTTATTCTGCATATATGCACAAATAGAAGTACCTTCAAAAAGACATCCAAATggaaactaaaacaaaagaaacagatCAAAATAATCCCAAAATAAAACCACACGATTTGTCCATTTTAGTGTTTAACTACATTAGATAACTATTCACGATGACAAAGCTAGGTGTGCAAACATGTACATTACAGCCTTTGGTTTGTATGAATACTAGCATTGCAGATACTGGACCCATTGTTTAGATACTCAATCACTACTTATTTTAAACACATCACTTGCCACTGATGTCACTTTGCTTTATCAGGAAGAGATTAATGAAAACAAGCTGGCTGTATATATTCTTGCCACTGATGGGATGCAAGGTGTAGACTAGAGCAGCCATTTCAGTGCAGTCTCACTGACTCGATGAATCTCCCGAGAGAAGACAGACGGAACAGAGCACTGGGCCAATAAAATACTGTCTGACTTATCTTTTTGAGTAAGTAACCCAATATATGACATATGACATGAGAACCATCAAAAGCTTTGTCAGCACCGCCTATGTTCGCTTATGTGCTTGTTTAAATATACACTGTCGCTACTGTTCACCACCTCCtcagtggtgatttttttttttaatctctttcgTGGCACACAATCAGTCTGCGATCTCATACTGCGGtggaaataaacaaatactgtGCTTGAATCTAAAATCAAGAGCATGATTTTACAAGGCACTAAATAAAGCATGTGGACGAAACAAGACCTCGCTCTTTCCAACAGATTCACGGTTCGCTCTCATTTGATATTGCCTAGTTTCTTCTAGGAAACCAGTTCttacatacatactgtaaaagCCACTAAAACACTGATGCATACagtgccacacacacatacacacacacactccgtgtAGACATATAAGGCACCAGGCGTGAGAGTGAGGGCTTCAGTCTCCTAGGCAACAGTGCAGAGGGGCAGTCAGAGCAGGGTGCAGGGACAGCCACCACTCTTCTGCTTCCCCGCGTGATTAGCAGGGAGTGGTGGACTTTCTGTCTCCTGAAACTTCCTGAAGACAGACGGTAATGGGACTTTATCACAATGCAATACATAGTCAAACTCATAAGAGCGCTGAATGTCTTTATTCCAAATACCTTATTGCTCGCACAACCTCCATGAAGGCTTCATCCACATTGTGGCGGTTCTTAGCTGATGATTCCATATAGTGGATCCTGTTTTCTCGGGCAAACGACATGGCCTCATCTCTTGAGATCTAGttgaaaaacacatacatatgaaTTGGCAGCCTATTTAGGGGTTTGCCATCAAAATTGCAGTAATTTGTGCAACAGGGAAACGTTACAACTCTCTGCTGGTCAAGATCTGATTTGTTGCCAACAAGAACCATAGGAAAGTCATCTCGATCCTTCACCCGCAATATCTGAGTGTGAAATTTCTGAATTTCATCATaactgaaacagaaagaaagtGTTCATTAGAGTGACAGGATTTTGCTCtacaaatggaaaaataatataacatcatACAGAGATCATAGAATGTCATTATAATTGAATTGATCTTGGATAGTAgcctgtaaaattaaaattacaattgataaatattaaaaataaatctcttttatgAGTGTTATTACTGCTGACAAAAAATGACATGGAATATTTtcctgaactgaaataaaaataactagatAATTGAAAACGACTAGTAAAAACTGAAGACTCAGAAACTAAAACAAATggcaaattacatttaaacaatttagtTTTAAGTTTGATAACGTTAAATTCTAAAACTCCatcattaaacataaaaatgtcactAAACTTCAATAACAAAAGACAGTGCTAAGAACTGTAAcggcatttaatgtttttaaaattataccaGTTAGCAGTCCAAGTCACATCTGTAAGAAACTTCTACATTTATACTCGCCACGCAAACAGGGCTCAGTTCAGCTGTTGAGGTTCACCTGATCACATGAGCACTCACAGCACTCTTATTCtcatcacagacacattctgtggtttattttttaaaacacacatggccacatacacatacacacactctctgttcTCGTCACACAGCGAGGTTAGGAACTATCTATTCCCCTtcctctctcatgcacacacagacacaaacacactctggaAAACACCTACCTGCCACTGTCATTAAGAGCAAACACCAGCAAGAAACCCTCTCCGGAGCGCATGTACTGCTCTCTCATCGCTCCGAACTCTTCTTGCCCTGCTGTGTCCAGGACTAATGAACAGGCGAACGACACAATAACACAAATGAATAAAGGGGACCATGAAAGATGAGCTCATCCACACAAACAAGTAACATTTTGTGGTGCCCAAATGCAATTCATAACTGACTGACACGCAAACTTTGCTTTAGGCACAGCTGGCATGGTGTTGTACTGACAGCAAGTCAAAACAAAACCTGGGCAGGAACCCTCAGTCAGCAATGAATCATACTGATGCAACTCTGACCAAAATCTCCCTTCTGAGGGAACCTGTGGAGCTTTTTAACACTCATTCCTTCCTATAAAGAACACATTCATTCCAACATACTGTCTAATCGCGTCTCCTTTCCATCCACGGTGCAGATTTTAGTGTACGAGTCTTCAATGGTTGGGTCATAGTCCGACACAAAGTATgactgttaaaaagaaaacaaaaaaaacattttggttgtTCACCAGCTCCTCAACGAGGGCTTTAACATGAAGGAACATGCAGAGGAAAACCAACTGCACTGTGAACTTCACAACTCTTACAACACCCCCACAGTAACACTTACACTCACAGCGCATTTGCCCAATGTTACGCCATAAATAGaaatttatttcatacaaaaagtcctcaaaaacgACACTCACCTGAATGAACTGAATAGTGAGGGCGCTTTTCCCCACACCTCCACCGCCCACGACCACCAACTTATATCTTTCTTCATTTGACATGGTCGTACTCCTGGAAATATGAAACATTAGGTTATAAAAACGCGAATCCTGTCTTCTTATTCGACTGAAACTGTTTTAAATGGAATAATGTTGCTCCATCGAGCATAAAGATTTAAGACCGTAGCCTGAAAGGCCTGGCATCGTTGAAAAACCGCTACAGTGGGATACATTGTTACAGATTTTGATCGAGTATGTATCACAATCCAATCTCCATGGTTCAATCTGTACAGAACAATAGCATTTGCAGACTGATAACGCtaaagaggaaataaaacaaataccgTGCTGGTCTGGGCAGTGATCGCCGATTACCTTTCTTCCGCAGCCGCCTTGAGTAAATTAGCCTTCTGGTGGCAAGTTAGCGACTCGAAAGTCAACTTAGTCCACTGCAACCCCGCGAATACTCTGACAACTTTAATAGGCGATATCCGTAAGATTTAGCCTACAAACTCTCCCTTTGTACAAGCGATACAACCATCTTGCTTAGGGAGATAAAAATCGAATTCCAGGTTTAAATGGATGTCCGCCCTCTGGATCTTTCTTGGTGATTTCTGGAGTCTCTCTTGCTTCCGATAGCTTTTTTTTCAAGACCAGGGGCAACTTTTTTCGTCTCTGCCGTGTATCTCGTACGTTCGCCTGAAGTGGGCGGGGCTTTAGGCGTTGTTTTTTTTCATCGAACGCATGATTTCGTAATCGGTGAGCCTCGGAGAGATCTAATTGGCTGATGCGCAGGATTCGATGAGTGATTCTGCTGTTACTACGCTTGCATTTCCGCAGTAGGAGGCAGGCTATATGATAAATGTGTGATTCGAGCGAAGCCTTTCCCATATTTGGACAAGGGCCTGGTTTTCCTGCGTTACAGTAGATGTTTACATTGAGCGTTAATTCAGCATTCAATGGTCATTTTTTATTCAGCTTGTGATTTTATTGAGCTTccaaataagattaaaaaagggcaaaacaaaaataataacacgATAtgtagctaataaaatattttgtggtcAAAAAATGCAACATATGAAATGATATTCATAACTGGTGATTTTCCTTCCTAGTACTTTAACATTTGTGCAAATTCTTTCCTGTATATTCTTTTGTGATACTATGGTGATACTTCGGCTATAATAAcaaattactattaatattaataataataataataatagcaatttttataataaaaacctaATGTTTGGAATAGATAATCGATGTGGATGCTGGATCACTTGGCTTGTATTAAACGAAATCCTCCCAGGATGTGACTAACTCCATGTGTAGACAAATGTTTTTAGCGACACCCACCAGCTGTCTGCCTTTCCAACATTTCTGAGGAAACCTTACTCCTCTTTATTGTGACTAAACCATGGGGAGTACATTTCTGTAGACGGTTGCAATAAATTccagcaagtaaaaaaaataaaaatgtatcaatgtATATTTCTTACTAATggttttcttaaaggaatagctcacccaaaaatgaaaataagctgaaaatgcactcaccctcaggccatccgagatgtagatgagttggtttcttcatcagaacagatttggggaaacttaacattgcatcacttgctcaccaatggatgctttgcagtgaatgggtgccgtcagaatgagagtccaaacagctgataaaaacatcacaataatccacaccactccagtccatcactgaATGTCTTATGAGGTGAAAAACTGTGTGTTGGCAATTTATTCACTGCTGCTCTGACTAAAATAAGAGACCTCAGCTAAATGAGGAGAAAATTAGCACAGATGAAGCACTTATTACAAAAACGCAGGTTTTCACTTCAAAAGGTGTTAAATGATTGACTGGAGTCCTGTGGATAGCTTGAAGACTCGTTCACTGCAAAAGCTCCATTGgcaagcaagtgatgtaatgctaaatttctccaaatctattccagtgaagaaacaaactcatctacatctaggatggccGGAGAATAAATTTCCAGCAaatttgaattttatgtgagctattcctttaagagggAACAGAACCATTGCCCTATTGATCACAGTGAAATTTTgtcttttaataacattttattatacaattcatCAAATTATTGAcgctgaaatgaaaataaaaaaattaaatgattaagaCAATGAGgcagaataaaataattgtctttaTTGAACACTGTTTTCAATACAAGTTATATTGTTAAAATTCCACCTGCAAAATACCCctttataaataacaattatcagtatatttcaataaataaagtcACAGGCAGGCTGTGTATTATAATAGAACAAATCACACTTGTTCTTGCAGACGTTCAGTCATTTATCACCAGTCCATCAGATGACGCGAGTCTGTCAAATAGACTTGGAGAAACATgcaatttcattaaataaataagtcaatTCACACACTCTTACATATGCTTTTTCAGCCATAGTATCATCTTCATTTTAGTTACTTCAGATCAACAGTGTACAGTCCTTGTTTACACCTGTATCTTTAAATAGTGCAGTTCATACAACCAGTCTCTCTTCAACATCTGTACGGCAAAGCAGCCTGTCCCACTTTAATACGTGGGCCAAGTAGGACCCCAAGCAGCATGCGTTCGCCCCAGTCCAGTATTTTGTTGACTGTAAGACTGACTGGAGACAAGGGGCTCTGGTCTCCAACCATACCCTCCACTGCTTCAACACCACCAGTAACCTCCATCCCGAAAAGCTCCTGCGGGGAGGTTACAATACCACATGGTCCCTGTGTCTGCCTCTGTGATCTTGTGCTTGAATGGCTcacttggtttgttttttgttgctccATATTTGCTCTGGGGTCACTGTTGGTCAGTTTACTCTTTCTTCTTTGTGATTTTGAGCAGTTGAGTTTATCTGAAGCTTCCTCACTGATAAACTCGTTTGCCTCTTTTGGCCCTCTTCTGGATTCTGATGCTGATGGCTCCATATTGTCTCTGCCCAGGCCATCTAACGCCCCCGACTGGTCAACTGGGGAACTGCTTTGCTTCAGAGCACAGCTGTTCCCTGAAGACCCCTCCTGGTGAGTCTGAGGAACAGCACTCAATGGTGTTAGGGAAAGAGTAAGGCTTTTGCGTTTCTCCGCTAGAGACGGAATCTGAAGGTAAGTAGGCTTGGGTAGTTTGGACTTTTGTGCATCCTGCTGTGTCTGAGATGTGATGTTGACTGGTCTTTGTTGATTGGTGCGGAGAGTGAGCGCTCCGAGCTTGTCTGAAAGAGATAAGGTAAACTCTGCCTTCTTCACCTCACAGCGTTGGCCTCGGCTCTGAATATTTGCCATTTGGTTGTTCTTGTTCTCACGGTGCACGTTTGCTTCGGAGTCCTCCGTGCATCCATTAATAATACAGTTGTTGTCCATGTTGTTGTGAAGGTTCAGGTTAGTTAACAGTGCCACTGTGgaactgctgctgtttttttcatTGGTGGGCTGTAGGCAGTTATCCAACTGTTACACCTAATCCTGAACGTGAAGTTTTATTATACTATAAATACAAAGACACCTTTAAGAGCTGCAGCTGCCCCAAGAAGTTAAAGTTCGGTGAAATTGTGGGTCTGCGTTCTTTCACAAACCTAAAGAAACGATCAGATCATGATAATTCGCTTATTTGAATCATCTGCATttatgataaaatgaaaaaaaagaaaaaaaaaaaaagaaaacatgaatggcccaatgataaaaaagaaaagataaacaaTGAAACAAATCATTCTCACTTTTATCACCAATTTCATATCTCAGACTTTTTTGATGCaaaatgtcaggttttttttttttttttttttttttttttttacacagaaaatggcagcagaattaaaacaaaaacaacatatgcACATTACCTGTATGCATGATCCAGATCCATTTTCAGGCTATACATGACGTAGGCCACAGCAAGTGCTGGAGACCGAGAGATTCCTGCAGCACAGTGGACCAGGACTGAGCAGCCACATGACATGGCCCCATCTGAAacagttcatttgttttattaaaaatattatacatgcaATGACACCTAGAACCCACATTTTTCTACcagatgtataaaaataattctcCATTTTAAATTAGCATCATATGTTTTTGCACAGACGAAACAAATCAATTTCCATAGCCACAGCTCTGTGCATCGATGCTAGAAGTATTAATGATGTGATGCAAATGCAGGCTGATGTAAGCAGGGGGATTCCGGGTCCCTCACCAATGAAGAGCAACGCCTGAGGGATCCAATGAAGCAGGTCATCCCGCAGAGAGTCGTCTATTGGGATACGGAGGTACTGGGACTGGGGCAGAAATGAAGGCTGTGGGCAGCATCGGCTCACATTTAACACGTATGAGATGCCTCGGTCGGACAAACCATCCTGTGGGTACGAATAGCGGGTGAGAGGTGAGAAAACAACTTCTGTGTTCTGCAAAACACTGACGAGAACAAACTACTGTAGCAAATACATATGCAAATAAACTAACTTACGTAGCATATGCAATTTTAATATGGTTTAGGGAGGATTATGTACTCTTCAGCATGAGGAAAAATTAGAGAATTGTAAATATACCTGCGTTACGTCAGTCTCTGCACCAAGGTAGAGATGCGGCAGAATACGAGACAACGGTGGCCGCTCGGACTGACTGTCCCTGTAGTAGACCATCTcttgatttttaaagaaatagttcttctaaatatttctataatCCGAAAACCTATGGGGagaaaaatacactgaaaattacTGCCTGAGTCCATGACGCAATAAACACACATACGGAGTCCTAAATGCAGGCTAATTTGTATCCCTAAAGTTTTCAcgaattgcatttaaaaattgtaatatacaaGTTAGGCTTCTTCACAACAAACTAAAAGCTTGTACTCACCAGTTTAGTCAGTTATGGATCTGCAGAGTGCGTAGGAAATCAAAAAAGGTTGAAAAAGTCCCACGAAGCTGCTGGGTGAAGGTTGTAAATAGCACAAACAAGAGCAAGCATGTATCGCGTGAAATCTCTGTCTGAATATAATCAGTCccttgatctctctctctcttctcggtAGCTATGCTCCCGTGCTCCTCTCCGCTCTGTCTGCGTCTCTAACattatttgttgttgtatgtCTATACCTGCGCGAGGGAGGAAAAAGATGAGGTCATCCAGTTTCCGGAAGCTAAGAATAGTACAATTCTATGTGATGTCATTTCAAGCCAATCGGCGAGCAGGGCTGCTCTTTGACGTGCACGCGGGCACGCTCTGTTTGTTCGCCATCACCAGTTTGCCCTGAAGACCTGGGCattttttattgtgatgattCGTTTTTCTCTCTGTAGCCTTTCAGCCGGGAACATTTGCAAATCGAGTGTGTAATCCGTCAAACTAGACTCTTCTATCCTTGTAGAGGTTTTTTGTTATCCAACTCGTGTGCAAAGTCCCATGCGAGCAGTGCTTCTcttgtaaacaaaatatattattcagaACGCTTAGTTCACTGGTCCACATTTAACTACTGCTATCATGTTTATACTATATTAAATAActgtacattacattatatttctgTTCCACTGATGTCATGTGTTTTTGTCAGactggcaatatttttttttcttttaatatctCGCTTCAAAGGCTGCAAAACACAAACTCAATTGCAACAGacttaaaattaaatgtgttaatttaataaGCTGTATTATTGCTATACCACCCTGGGTTACAAAATGatgttttgcattttctttttaacaaattaaacaaataaaactgccATTTTCTTTGATGGaatgaaattgaaaaagaaatTGCAAAAGAAATCTTGAAAATCctgcatatgtgaccctggagcacaaaaccagtcataaaaagCACAGttacatttgtagcaatagccaacaaaacattgcatgggtcaaaatgaacgagttttctccaaaaatcattaggatattaagtaaagatcatgttccatgaaaatatttagtacatttcgtatcataaatatatcaaaacttaatttttgatcaataatatgcattgataaggacttcatttggacaaatttaaaggcgatttcctcaatatatatatatttttttttgctcccccagattccagattttcaaatagttgtatctcgaccaaatactgtcctatcctaacaaaccatacatcaacggaaagcttattattattcttccagATGATAcataaattgcaatttaaaaaaaattgacttgtggttttgtggtccagggacacatattgGCTTCCTGGATAGATTAAGCCCACCTAATCATGAActtgatattaatttatatttttcacagtataaataatcatattaaggGTGTGCAGAAATATGAGTTACACTGTGAAACAAATAACAGAAGAAgaacatgtatatttattttctat
Protein-coding regions in this window:
- the LOC109058708 gene encoding ras-related protein R-Ras; the encoded protein is MSNEERYKLVVVGGGGVGKSALTIQFIQSYFVSDYDPTIEDSYTKICTVDGKETRLDILDTAGQEEFGAMREQYMRSGEGFLLVFALNDSGSYDEIQKFHTQILRVKDRDDFPMVLVGNKSDLDQQRVISRDEAMSFARENRIHYMESSAKNRHNVDEAFMEVVRAIRKFQETESPPLPANHAGKQKSGGCPCTLL